A genomic window from Gemmatimonadaceae bacterium includes:
- a CDS encoding D-aminoacylase: MQNTAARLIRTLLAAALLAPSLGAQDAIPPYDILILNGRLVDGSGGPSFYGDLAIRGDRIAMVAPAGLLSDRVAKDTIDATGLVIAPGFIDILGQSGWYFLYGDTRLIAKVSQGVTTEIIGEGTTYAPLNPRNIGTRPDSLARRFSQPNGFGNFLEAMERRRTSVNVGAFVGGHTIRQYGMSTRTGPAPAAAVREMQGALQRAMLDGAFGMGTALIYAPGTFAGPDELIEVSKAMAEYDGLYVTHLRSEGDGLLDGLDEAIRIGREAGVRVEIWHLKAAGRRNWNKGPESIARIEDARATGLDIEANMYPYVAAATGLTSCIPPFAQGAQLYTRLANPTERARIRAEIEQPTSAWENLCALAGPEGVLIQRLGTDSLRRYSGQRLSQIAAARGEDWIETAFTLIRSERARVETIYFLMDEYNVQLNLRQPWMKIGSDAGGPNPRAASGLVHPRSYGTFTRVLGLYVRDQGVIPLEEAVRKMTWSTARRLGIQERGLLAPGFFADVVVFNPATINDRATFERPHQVSTGVLYTIVNGVPVWRNGNHTGAKPGRAVRGPAYRPGASLQPVPALSTAPEREESGSIPR; this comes from the coding sequence GTGCAAAACACTGCCGCACGCCTCATTCGGACTCTCCTTGCTGCAGCCCTGCTGGCGCCCTCGCTCGGCGCGCAGGACGCGATCCCACCCTACGACATCCTGATCCTCAACGGCCGCCTCGTCGATGGCTCGGGCGGCCCGTCGTTCTACGGCGACCTCGCCATCCGCGGCGACCGCATCGCGATGGTCGCGCCGGCTGGCCTGCTCTCCGACCGCGTCGCGAAGGACACCATCGACGCGACCGGCTTGGTGATCGCGCCGGGCTTCATCGACATCCTCGGGCAGAGCGGCTGGTACTTCCTCTACGGCGACACGCGGCTCATCGCCAAGGTCTCGCAGGGCGTCACCACCGAGATCATCGGCGAGGGCACGACCTACGCGCCGCTGAACCCACGCAACATCGGCACGCGGCCGGACTCGCTGGCCCGCCGCTTCTCGCAGCCCAACGGCTTCGGGAACTTCCTCGAGGCGATGGAACGCCGCCGCACGTCGGTGAACGTCGGGGCCTTCGTGGGCGGGCATACGATCCGCCAGTACGGAATGAGCACGCGTACCGGCCCCGCGCCCGCCGCGGCGGTGCGCGAGATGCAGGGAGCCTTGCAGCGTGCGATGCTCGACGGAGCCTTCGGAATGGGCACGGCGCTCATCTACGCCCCGGGCACCTTCGCCGGCCCGGACGAGCTGATCGAAGTCTCCAAGGCGATGGCGGAATACGACGGCCTCTACGTCACGCACCTGCGCTCCGAAGGCGATGGACTGCTCGACGGGCTCGACGAAGCCATCCGCATCGGCCGCGAAGCCGGCGTGCGCGTGGAGATCTGGCACCTGAAGGCGGCCGGCCGTCGCAACTGGAACAAGGGGCCGGAGAGCATCGCGCGCATCGAGGACGCCCGCGCCACGGGGCTCGACATCGAAGCGAATATGTATCCGTATGTGGCGGCGGCGACGGGGCTGACCTCGTGCATCCCGCCCTTCGCCCAAGGCGCGCAGCTCTACACGCGCCTCGCCAACCCCACCGAGCGGGCGCGCATCCGCGCCGAGATCGAGCAGCCCACCTCGGCCTGGGAGAATCTCTGTGCGCTGGCCGGCCCGGAGGGCGTGCTCATCCAGCGGCTCGGCACGGACTCGCTGCGGCGCTACTCGGGGCAGCGGCTGTCGCAGATCGCGGCGGCGCGCGGGGAAGATTGGATCGAGACCGCCTTCACGCTCATCCGTTCCGAGCGTGCGCGCGTGGAGACGATCTACTTCCTGATGGACGAGTACAACGTGCAGCTCAACCTGCGCCAGCCGTGGATGAAGATCGGCTCCGATGCCGGCGGTCCGAACCCGCGCGCGGCATCGGGCCTCGTACACCCGCGCTCCTACGGCACCTTCACGCGGGTGCTCGGGCTGTACGTGCGCGACCAGGGCGTGATTCCGCTGGAGGAGGCAGTCCGCAAGATGACTTGGTCCACGGCGCGCCGCCTGGGCATCCAGGAGCGCGGCCTGCTGGCGCCGGGCTTCTTCGCCGACGTCGTCGTGTTCAATCCGGCCACGATCAACGACCGCGCCACCTTCGAGCGCCCGCACCAGGTGAGCACGGGCGTGCTCTACACCATCGTGAACGGCGTGCCGGTGTGGAGGAACGGGAACCACACGGGCGCCAAGCCCGGGCGCGCCGTCCGCGGGCCGGCGTATCGGCCGGGAGCGTCGCTGCAACCCGTGCCCGCGCTCTCGACGGCCCCGGAGCGCGAGGAGTCGGGTAGTATTCCTCGGTGA
- a CDS encoding YifB family Mg chelatase-like AAA ATPase: MLAAIRSAAVLGVDAYPVTVEVDAASGLPGWTMVGLPSGSVKEARERVGAALANAGLQLPPRRWTVNLSPADVRKDGTAFDLPVALGALVASGQLEASAVDGLLCVGELGLDGSIRAIRGALPLAQAARDSGARALVLPAANAAEAALLRGVRLAPCDSLATLVAQLRRGTLPQAALPLEAAPHAPETCFSEVVGQPVAKRALEIAAAGGHNLLLIGPPGAGKTMLARRLPSILPPLDDDALLEVVAVHSVGGILPTDRPPTRVPPFRAPHHTISLPGLIGGGPGPRPGEVSLAHRGVLFLDELLELPRYVLDAMRQPIEDARVTIVRAAQGVSFPARFLLVGAANPCPCGHDGEPTARCRCAAAEIQRYRARLSGPLADRIDLHVRIGAVALASLGAMAAEETSARIRQRVLVARARQAERYAALPGVRMNGEAPGRWLQQHGRLVGEARSLLAEAAERLRLSARSFHRALRVARTVADLDGDADITTSAVAEALLFRGDSQQGG; encoded by the coding sequence ATGCTCGCAGCCATCCGCTCTGCCGCCGTGCTCGGCGTCGATGCCTATCCCGTCACGGTCGAGGTCGACGCCGCGTCCGGCCTGCCCGGGTGGACGATGGTCGGGCTGCCCAGCGGCAGCGTGAAGGAAGCGCGCGAACGCGTCGGTGCGGCGCTGGCCAACGCGGGGCTGCAACTGCCGCCGCGGCGCTGGACCGTGAACCTCTCGCCGGCCGATGTGCGCAAGGACGGTACGGCCTTCGACCTGCCAGTGGCGTTGGGCGCGCTCGTCGCGAGCGGTCAGCTCGAGGCCTCTGCCGTGGACGGGCTGCTCTGCGTCGGCGAACTCGGGCTGGACGGCAGCATCCGTGCCATCCGCGGCGCCTTGCCGCTGGCGCAGGCGGCGCGAGACTCCGGCGCGCGGGCCTTGGTGTTGCCCGCTGCCAACGCGGCCGAGGCGGCCTTGCTGCGAGGCGTGCGCCTCGCGCCCTGCGATTCGCTGGCGACGCTGGTGGCGCAGTTGCGACGCGGCACGCTGCCCCAGGCCGCGCTGCCGCTGGAGGCGGCGCCGCACGCGCCGGAGACCTGCTTCAGCGAGGTGGTCGGGCAGCCCGTGGCCAAGCGGGCGCTGGAGATCGCCGCCGCGGGCGGGCACAACCTGCTGCTGATTGGTCCGCCCGGCGCCGGCAAGACGATGCTCGCGCGCCGCCTCCCGAGCATCCTGCCGCCGCTGGACGACGACGCGTTGCTCGAGGTGGTGGCTGTGCACAGTGTCGGCGGCATCCTGCCGACCGACCGGCCGCCCACGCGCGTGCCGCCGTTCCGCGCGCCGCACCACACCATTTCGCTGCCGGGTCTCATCGGCGGCGGGCCCGGGCCTCGTCCGGGCGAAGTCTCCCTCGCGCACCGCGGCGTGCTCTTCCTCGACGAACTGCTCGAACTCCCGCGCTACGTGCTCGACGCGATGCGCCAGCCGATCGAAGATGCCCGCGTGACCATCGTGCGCGCGGCACAGGGCGTCTCGTTCCCCGCGCGCTTCCTGCTCGTCGGTGCGGCCAATCCCTGTCCCTGCGGGCACGACGGCGAACCGACGGCCCGCTGCCGCTGCGCCGCGGCGGAGATCCAACGCTACCGCGCGCGGCTCTCCGGCCCGCTGGCGGACCGAATCGACCTGCACGTGCGCATCGGCGCGGTGGCCCTGGCCTCGCTGGGCGCGATGGCGGCCGAGGAGACCAGTGCGCGGATTCGGCAGCGGGTGCTGGTGGCGCGCGCGCGTCAGGCGGAGCGCTACGCCGCGCTGCCCGGCGTACGGATGAACGGCGAGGCGCCGGGGCGATGGCTGCAACAGCACGGGCGTCTCGTGGGCGAGGCACGCTCGCTGCTGGCCGAGGCGGCGGAGCGGTTGCGGCTCTCGGCGCGGTCCTTCCACCGCGCGCTGCGGGTGGCACGCACCGTGGCCGACCTCGATGGCGACGCCGACATCACGACCAGCGCGGTGGCCGAGGCGCTGTTGTTCCGGGGTGACTCCCAACAAGGTGGGTGA
- a CDS encoding peptidylprolyl isomerase, with the protein MRFAPTLSLLLVACSAGTRATAPAPDAVPPFTAGVVPDSFVVRLATSQGEVDAMIRRAWAPHGADRFYELVSVGFYDRARFFRTLRGFVTQFGLAADSATNAEWRGKRIPDDSVLQSNRRGTLVYAAGGPNTRTTQLFINLRDNARLDAMGFAPIGEVVRGIEAVDAFYTGYGDGPQGPQQDSIARGGERYLAANFPRLDRIETARVVRAWFPPAAAASQSDR; encoded by the coding sequence GTGCGCTTCGCCCCGACCCTCTCGCTGCTGCTCGTTGCGTGTTCCGCGGGCACGCGCGCCACCGCCCCGGCGCCCGACGCCGTCCCGCCGTTCACCGCCGGCGTGGTTCCCGATTCCTTCGTCGTGCGCCTCGCCACGTCGCAGGGAGAGGTCGATGCGATGATCCGTCGCGCCTGGGCACCCCACGGCGCCGACCGCTTCTATGAACTCGTCTCCGTCGGTTTCTACGACCGCGCGCGCTTCTTCCGCACGCTGCGCGGCTTCGTGACGCAGTTCGGCCTCGCGGCCGACTCGGCCACCAACGCCGAGTGGCGCGGCAAGCGCATCCCGGACGACTCCGTGCTGCAGAGCAACCGGCGCGGCACGCTGGTGTACGCCGCGGGCGGCCCCAACACGCGCACCACACAGCTCTTCATCAACCTGCGCGACAACGCGCGCCTCGACGCGATGGGCTTCGCCCCAATCGGCGAAGTCGTACGCGGCATCGAGGCCGTGGACGCCTTCTACACGGGCTACGGTGACGGCCCGCAGGGGCCGCAGCAGGACAGCATCGCGCGCGGGGGCGAGCGCTATCTCGCCGCGAACTTTCCGCGGCTCGATCGGATTGAGACGGCACGTGTCGTGCGGGCCTGGTTCCCGCCCGCTGCTGCCGCCTCTCAATCCGACCGATGA
- a CDS encoding alpha/beta hydrolase, with protein MTDLGFTHRWDPRPGSPHTLLLLHGTGGDENDLVPLGDLIDREANLLSPRGQVLEHGMPRFFRRLAEGVFDMDDLKARTQGLGDFVQAASAEYGFPTDGVTAVGFSNGANIAAALLLLRPGLVRQAVLLRAMVPLEPEPLPDLSGTRVFIAAGEQDPIIPPSNSQRLAELLQSAGADVTLHWSPVGHQLTRADVDASRAWLLAPADAPRTR; from the coding sequence ATGACCGACCTCGGCTTCACGCATCGCTGGGACCCGCGTCCCGGCAGCCCGCACACGCTGTTGCTGCTCCACGGCACCGGCGGCGACGAGAACGACCTCGTCCCGCTCGGCGACCTGATCGACCGCGAGGCCAACCTGCTCTCCCCCCGCGGGCAAGTGCTGGAGCACGGGATGCCGCGCTTCTTCCGTCGGCTCGCCGAGGGCGTCTTCGATATGGACGACCTCAAGGCGCGCACGCAGGGCCTCGGTGATTTCGTGCAGGCGGCCAGCGCCGAGTACGGATTCCCGACCGACGGCGTCACGGCGGTGGGCTTCTCCAATGGGGCCAACATCGCGGCCGCGTTGCTGCTGCTCCGGCCTGGCCTCGTGCGTCAGGCGGTGCTGCTCCGCGCGATGGTGCCGCTGGAGCCCGAGCCGCTGCCAGACCTCAGCGGCACGCGCGTATTCATCGCCGCCGGCGAGCAGGATCCGATCATCCCGCCGAGCAACAGCCAGCGGCTGGCCGAGTTGCTGCAGTCTGCCGGCGCCGACGTGACGCTCCACTGGAGCCCCGTCGGCCACCAGCTCACGCGCGCTGACGTTGACGCGTCCCGCGCTTGGCTGCTTGCTCCCGCTGACGCGCCTCGAACGCGCTGA
- a CDS encoding SET domain-containing protein-lysine N-methyltransferase: MRDSVIAGRGAFALRSIAKGERLIEYVGERITHEEADRRYDDESMDEHHTFLFTISSRTVIDATYDGNESRYINHSCDPNCEAEIVRGRVWISAIRDIAAGEELHYDYGYERSGDETDEDEQRYKCLCGTDKCRGSIMEPVSAFEARQREQAAKRGTRQRQRA, translated from the coding sequence ATCCGCGATTCCGTGATCGCCGGTCGGGGCGCCTTTGCCCTGCGTTCCATCGCCAAGGGTGAGCGTCTCATCGAATACGTCGGGGAGCGCATCACGCACGAGGAGGCCGACCGTCGCTATGACGACGAGTCGATGGACGAGCACCACACGTTCCTCTTCACGATCTCGTCGCGCACGGTGATCGACGCCACCTACGACGGCAACGAGTCGCGGTACATCAATCACTCCTGCGACCCCAACTGCGAGGCCGAGATCGTGCGCGGCCGCGTGTGGATCTCGGCCATCCGCGACATCGCAGCCGGCGAGGAACTGCACTACGACTATGGCTACGAGCGCAGCGGCGACGAAACCGACGAGGACGAACAGCGCTACAAGTGCCTCTGCGGCACCGACAAGTGCCGCGGCTCGATTATGGAGCCAGTCAGCGCGTTCGAGGCGCGTCAGCGGGAGCAAGCAGCCAAGCGCGGGACGCGTCAACGTCAGCGCGCGTGA